The following proteins are co-located in the Enoplosus armatus isolate fEnoArm2 chromosome 8, fEnoArm2.hap1, whole genome shotgun sequence genome:
- the LOC139289413 gene encoding solute carrier family 26 member 6: MAERRRMGYSVHREILDEGAVDEMAEKSDSKTSLSERVKRSMRCSGPRLKSCLLGSIPVVSWLPRYSIRENALGDLISGISVGIMQLPQGMAYALLASVPPVFGLYSSFYPVLVYFIFGTSKHISVGTYAVMSVMIGGVIERLAPDSNFIIWDNVTNSSIVDTFSRDAERVRVAAAVTFISGLLQILLGLVQFGFVVTYLSEPLVRGYTTGAAIHVIVSQLKYTFGISPVRHSGPFSLIYTVLEVCYLIPQTNIGTLVVSIVTIISLILAKELNAYMSKKLPIPIPVELLGVVLATVVSWQVDLKGKYEVDVVGLIPSGLQAPVLPAASLFGQVIGDAFALAVVGYGIAISLGRIFALKYGYTVDSNQELIALGLSNSVGGIFQCFAISCSMSRTMVQESTGGKTQVAGALSAIVILFITLWIGTLFEDLPKAVLAAIIFVNLHGMMKQFMDIPALWKSNKVDMVIWVVTFILTVLFNPDLGLAAAIGFSMLTVIFRTQLPKYSLLGQIPDTDIYRPLEDYNQVRQLPGILIFRSSATLYFANAEMYQNALGEKSGIDITKILSAKKKLEAKRKRHEKKNAKKAKKAAKTNTDRREQKDIAMIEMDPEPDPSLPRAVVLDLSPVNFLDTVGVKTLRSIRRDYGEIGIEVVLAGCQTGVVHDLQAGGFFNDKVTKSCLFFTVHDAVLHCQSAGAQSQDKEKSSKEQRRGACP; encoded by the exons ATGGCAGAGAGGAGACGGATGGGCTACAGTGTGCACAGGGAGATCCTGGATGAAGGAGCTGTGGATGAGATGGCAGAAAAGTCTGACTCAAAAACATCCCTGTCTGAGAGGGTCAAAAGGTCAATGAG GTGCTCTGGTCCCAGGCTGAAGAGCTGCCTGCTGGGCAGCATTCCTGTTGTATCGTGGCTGCCTCGATACTCCATCAGAGAAAATGCCCTGGGTGACCTGATCTCTGGAATCAGTGTGGGGATCATGCAGTTGCCGCAGG GTATGGCCTATGCCTTGCTAGCTTCTGTTCCCCCAGTCTTTGGCCTTTACTCCTCCTTCTATCCAGTCCTCGTCTACTTCATCTTCGGCACGTCCAAGCACATCTCAGTCG GAACATACGCCGTGATGAGTGTGATGATAGGAGGGGTGATAGAGCGATTAGCCCCAGACTCAAACTTTATCATATGGGACAATGTGACCAACTCCAGTATAGTTGATACCTTCTCCCGGGATGCAGAGAGGGTCAGAGTGGCCGCAGCCGTCACCTTCATATCTGGATTACTTCAG ATTCTGCTCGGCCTAGTCCAGTTTGGTTTCGTTGTGACGTACCTGTCCGAGCCGCTGGTCCGCGGCTACACCACAGGAGCTGCAATCCACGTCATCGTGTCCCAGCTCAAATACACCTTTGGCATCAGCCCTGTGAGACACAGTGGACCCTTCTCACTGATATAT ACGGTGTTGGAGGTGTGTTATCTCATTCCACAGACAAACATTGGCACTCTTGTGGTCAGTATTGTCACTATAATCAGCCTCATCCTCGCTAAGGAGCTCAATGCATACATGAGTAAAAAACTACCTATTCCTATACCTGTGGAGCTGCTTGGT GTTGTTCTTGCTACAGTCGTCTCCTGGCAAGTTGACTTAAAGGGGAAATATGAAGTGGATGTGGTGGGACTGATTCCATCAgg TCTCCAGGCGCCTGTCCTCccagctgcctctctgtttgGTCAGGTGATCGGGGATGCCTTTGCTCTGGCTGTGGTTGGCTACGGCATCGCCATCTCACTGGGACGAATCTTTGCCCTAAAATATGGATACACTGTGGACAGTAACCAG GAACTCATCGCCTTGGGTCTGAGTAACTCCGTCGGAGGAATTTTCCAGTGTTTTGCCATCAGCTGCTCCATGTCTCGCACCATGGTTCAGGAGAGCACAGGAGGGAAGACTCAG GTTGCTGGAGCTCTATCAGCAATAGTTATCCTCTTCATCACGCTCTGGATTGGAACTCTCTTTGAAGATTTGCCAAAg GCAGTGCTGGCCGCCATCATCTTTGTCAACCTCCATGGCATGATGAAGCAATTCATGGACATCCCCGCACTGTGGAAGAGCAACAAAGTAGACATG GTGATCTGGGTGGTCACCTTCATCCTCACCGTGCTGTTCAACCCTGACCTGGGACTGGCCGCTGCCATCGGTTTCTCCATGCTCACCGTCATCTTCAGGACGCAGCT ACCCAAATACTCGCTATTAGGGCAGATCCCAGATACTGACATTTACAGGCCACTGGAGGACTACAATCAG GTGAGGCAGCTGCCAGGGATTTTGATCTTCCGCTCTTCTGCCACCCTCTACTTTGCCAATGCGGAGATGTACCAAAATGCCCTTGGGGAAAag tCTGGCATTGACATTACCAAGATCCTGTCAGCAAAGAAGAAACTAGAGGCCAAAAGGAAGAGGCATGAGAAGAAAAATGCCAAGAAAGCCAAGAAAGCTGCCAAGACGAACACAGAC aggagggagcagaagGACATTGCCATGATTGAGATGGATCCTGAGCCCGACCCATCACTCCCCAGAGCCGTGGTCCTCGACCTCAGCCCTGTCAACTTCCTGGACACTGTGGGAGTCAAGACACTACGCAGC aTCCGGAGAGACTATGGGGAAATTGGTATTGAGGTGGTTCTCGCTGGCTGCCAAA CTGGTGTGGTGCACGACCTGCAGGCTGGAGGTTTCTTtaatgacaaagtgacaaagtcCTGCCTCTTCTTTACCGTCCATGATGCCGTTTTGCACTGTCAGTCTGCCGGAGCACAGAGCCAAGACAAG